One Oncorhynchus masou masou isolate Uvic2021 chromosome 18, UVic_Omas_1.1, whole genome shotgun sequence DNA window includes the following coding sequences:
- the LOC135504677 gene encoding protein TASOR-like isoform X2, which yields MAMNSKVERKTGIQCLKTGELDVESGDSKKNSWSAAISATSNQNGDQTGCEDRIMPEQEASERRRSGHTDTRSSNNSPLPGQRPAEQLPRRNFQIPRKIKERKGLYQFLPPDSRDFEGLVKILSSSYLDASSRGTFSYSKARLIHNELLEKEFIEKRRELKQEGRTDPELVESYCFMFPDKSKLPLICEKGLSVGHSRITALGNPAMGVYLSKFSDLLQMNPFEAGTCGDIVVFKVMRGRLKSIFENMPKSVLDPTPKFDCHVSKNATRVTSLLSYRAFELTQQYFYEFAFDEIKSRPRHVCPYAVVSFQYKGKESAAAPMAAHRFNSTVCEGGSRRRSSYTVWSGPLVNKGQELCQVCLCSSTRHFLPFKLAEKLEMSMGMQLDQVKRKIPSVLFSWDTYSGTREVLKCGMYCSLFEVVDGKGKASTSTLSGLIHKLERERMVLVKPLFDKGFLFLLSSTQMVNPKERQGRFEKSLQALFIFQESRGVIKYKQEPLSSETQPPLLVSMEPFIPALHYALLKMRSTPDIKHLSTGVERQALDYLTRRDSVRAFLVPEYQQNLDERGSMHPVPRPKSNMEGLLRSYLHGPSSAYVLPMVKARDMMDRINQPPSAPAPTTTDYSPVSDWGGSGGSDRPERQPPESSSSSRRGGTSQAHSNGAAAGTGAPPQRSRLAQSDYDKEKMKQLLKLIQLHKKALVKEPGEKERDEGGDDGSWEGPHGLKRKLEEDESGAMYKYLRGAHFSNGEPSRAQGEEEGEGGNYNLAAVMESMGIYNTDLRDRGNSSQASSANETQRLLKILLSTLNKAMAQGAAATDLPDHGEPTTGTASMEKPLAGAPYAGRVEQARQDCLEEQTECSLASLFSPGSPGEQHHSSENPPLTLDLASHTDKPFPFLDALTDSHLEQRRGLEGGERGQSGDSLEQETVMRQASIERVASGASLERALRGASLERDKVLRGASLESERVARGTSLERDRKVERPARPSSTLDTIISQGLHCLSNSIQGLMETQRIYYNSQLSPWLPQRLAWQPNSSFSDFVAPYVVSVPVQGHVNTLCERMGRLVPQLRHTDSAKAHGACSTLCAPLTTVPPPPHALTPAPPMPSLPPPPHHIHLTPNPPILTLPSPPHSLTSISPLPPIPHLPPPTALVHLPDPVPITSPTPKHVPKTKAQPPQDKSASSSQSRHKLGTVKQPHKNPSAAQKPSTKRKFEPSSSECEIYSPSQATMGSPECTPTRPKQALLTAPSPLTPASAAGLLIGQLKPEVFSSLVEIFKDVQKNTVKFYIHSGDEESDICVEIKEYLMSLGNTECNPQTFLEKNSNLDKLLIIIQNEDISSHVNKIPALVSLKKLSMVSFAGVDSLDDVKNHTYNELFVSGGFIVSDEFVLNPDFITHDRLQAFLGFLEEQSSPENPWQWKIHCKSQKKLKELGRLNSDAMALLNLLTAYQKKHLVEFLPYHECDAQSRQAPDLDCLVKLQANHTQHRHIIFLTERRFEMFLQYSRNGIVIANIDDIMTSFHSLIGCSDLNELPTPPSTVVHDECVEEEDMSLDSDDDTQNQPIAKPPAQSQEGGTGGGMGDATQQPPLPESDDFRPPLPDQLNTPGRHTPSSISYSSGTANLADFAALKSAISQFKASNQVGRAGLADIGSTSPGAFAVNPHQSFLCPSTQWASYSGSSGYTASPAYPASPCSSNQEQDYRHPATAPTTAPGSTLTTRPLTSQAPLTLSDIPQPPLPPHLTLGGAQSQSFRMPGSDTGAAGVGVGASFSIASSTSILSSTAIEVSSFSPSTALTYSDPAVASLGLGYSQSEMAQLSYLEGVSSSTNGTPTQQGDRTLSGPGESPWGLGGGTPNSQGGGTPGSVSHSGLTQSGERERTGTSGGSTPGSQGGRTPVNSIESLGAGMAIASVATRGGSIARPMLPILGGTGGSRGGVASVHPLSDGRFSCIGAMPGQMDGGMERGSMVSRGMGPGSLGECRGRGAPPGGPWPRPGEQDYYSEYTYSHNYSP from the exons ATGGCCATGAACTCCAAAGTGGAGAGAAAAACGGGCATACAGTGTCTGAAGACCGGCGAGCTCGACGTGGAGAGCGGCGATAGCAAGAAAAATTCGTGGTCAGCCGCCATCTCGGCCACATCCAACCAAAATGGCGATCAGACTGGATGTGAAGACCGTATAATGCCGGAACAAGAAGCATCTGAGCGGCGGAGGAGCGGGCACACGGACACAAGAAGCTCCAATAATTCACCGCTACCCGGCCAGAGACCGGCTGAACAGTTGCCAAGGAGAAATTTTCAGATACCGAGGAAGATTAAGGAACGGAAAG GCCTGTACCAGTTTCTGCCCCCTGACTCCCGGGACTTTGAgggccttgtgaagattctgTCCTCCTCCTACCTGGATGCATCGTCTAGAGGGACATTCTCCTATAGCAAAGCCAGGCTCATTCACAATGAGCTGCTGGAAAAAGAG TTCATTGAGAAGAGGAGGGAGCTAAAGCAGGAGGGCCGTACAGACCCAGAGCTGGTGGAGTCCTACTGCTTCATGTTCCCAGACAAGTCTAAG CTCCCGTTGATTTGTGAGAAGGGTCTGTCCGTGGGACACTCCAGGATCACTGCACTCGGAAATCCAGcaatgg GTGTTTATCTGTCCAAATTCTCTGATTTGCTTCAAATGAACCCGTTTGAAGCAGGAACCTGTGGAGACATTGTTGTATTTAAAGTCATGAGG GGCCGGCTGAAGAGCATCTTTGAGAACATGCCCAAGAGTGTACTGGACCCCACGCCCAAGTTTGACTGTCATGTCTCTAAGAACGCCACACGGGTCACTTCCCTGCTGTCATACAGGGCCTTTGAGCTCACGCAGCAGTATTTCTATGAGTTTGCTTTTGATGAGATCAAGTCTCGGCCCAGGCATGTGTGTCCATACGCTGTGGTGTCCTTCCAGTACAAAGGCAAGGAGTCTGCTGCTGCACCTATGGCTGCACACAGGTTCAACAGCACTGTCTGTGAAGGAGGAAGCAGAA GGAGGAGTAGCTACACTGTGTGGAGTGGGCCGCTGGTGAACAAGGGACAGGAGTTGTGCCAGGTGTGTCTGTGCTCCTCTACACGCCATTTCCTCCCTTTCAAACT AGCGGAGAAGTTGGAGATGAGTATGGGGATGCAGCTGGACCAGGTGAAGAGGAAGATTCCCTCTGTTCTGTTTTCCTGGGATACCTACAGCGGAACACGAGAAG tgctaAAGTGTGGGATGTACTGCAGCCTGTTTGAGGTGGTGGATGGGAAGGGAAAAGCGAGCACCAGCACTTTATCAGGACTAATACacaaactggagagagagaggatg GTGCTAGTGAAGCCTTTATTTGATAAAGGCTTTCTCTTCCTCTTGTCATCTACTCAGATGGTTAATCCCAAGG AACGACAGGGGCGGTTTGAAAAGAGCCTGCAGGCATTGTTTATCTTTCAGGAGTCCAGGGGAGTCATTAAGTACA AGCAGGAGCCCCTGTCATCTGAGACTCAGCCCCCCCTCTTGGTCTCCATGGAACCATTCATCCCAGCCCTGCACTACGCCCTGCTGAAGATGCGCTCCACCCCCGACATCAAGCACCTCAGCACCGGGGTGGAGCGCCAGGccctagactacctgaccaggaGGGACAGTGTCAGGGCCTTCCTTGTCCCAGAGTACCAACAGAACCTGGATGAGAGGGGCAGCATGCACCCCGTGCCCCGTCCCAAATCCAACATGGAGGGTCTGCTACGCTCCTACCTGCATGGTCCCTCCTCGGCTTACGTCCTCCCCATGGTCAAGGCCAGGGACATGATGGACAGGATCAACCAGCCCCCGTCTGCCCCGGCACCCACCACCACGGACTACAGCCCTGTGTCAGACTGGGGGGGCTCAGGAGGGTCGGACAGACCAGAGAGGCAGcctccagagagcagtagcagtagtaggagaGGGGGGACTTCCCAGGCCCATTCTAACGGGGCTGCAGCAGGGACAGGGGCCCCTCCCCAGAGGTCCAGGCTAGCCCAGAGTGATTATGATAAGGAAAAGATGAAACAGCTTCTGAAGCTGATCCAGCTGCATAAGAAGGCCCTTGTGAAGGAgccaggggagaaggagagggacgaGGGGGGTGATGATGGGTCCTGGGAGGGCCCCCACGGCCTGAAGAGAAAACTAGAGGAGGACGAATCAGGAGCCATGTATAAATATCTACGGGGAGCCCACTTCAGCAACGGAGAGCCCAGTAGAG cccagggggaggaggagggggagggtgggaacTACAACCTGGCAGCAGTAATGGAGAGTATGGGGATCTACAACACTGACCTGAGGGACAGGGGCAACTCCTCTCAGGCATCCTCAGCCAACGAGACCCAGCGCCTGCTCAAGATCCTGCTCTCCACCCTCAACAAGGCCATGGCCCAGGGTGCTGCCGCCACCGACCTGCCCGACCACGGGGAGCCCACCACGGGCACGGCCAGCATGGAGAAGCCCCTGGCTGGAGCGCCGTACGCAGGGCGAGTGGAGCAGGCCCGACAGGACTGCCTGGAG GAGCAGACGGAGTGCAGTCTGGCCAGCCTCTTCAGCCCCGGCTCTCCAGGAGAACAACACCACAGCTCAGAAAATCCACCACTCACCTTGGATCTGGCCTCTCACACAGACAAACCTTTCCCCTTCCTTGATGCTCTGACTGACAGCCACCTGGAGCAGAGGAGAGGTctggaggggggtgagagaggtcagagtggtGACTCCCTTGAGCAGGAGACTGTTATGAGGCAAGCCTCTATAGAAAGGGTAGCCAGTGGGGCTTCCTTGGAGAGGGCTCTGAGGGGAGCCTCTCTGGAAAGGGACAAGGTTCTTAGAGGAGCCTCCCTGGAAAGTGAGAGGGTAGCCAGGGGCACCTCCCTAGAGAGGGACCGCAAGGTGGAGAGGCCAGCCAGGCCGTCCAGCACTCTGGACACCATCATTAGCCAGGGGCTCCACTGCCTCTCTAACTCCATCCAGGGCCTCATGGAGACCCAGAGGATCTACTACAACTCCCAGCTGTCCCCATGGCTGCCCCAGCGCCTCGCCTGGCAGCCCAACAGCTCTTTCTCAGACTTTGTGGCACCCTATGTCGTGTCTGTCCCTGTCCAGGGCCACGTCAACACCCTGTGTGAGAGGATGGGCCGGCTGGTGCCCCAACTCCGCCACACTGACTCTGCTAAAGCGCATGGGGCTTGTTCTACCCTCTGTGCTCCCCTCACAACTGTGCCACCCCCTCCACATGCTCTCACCCCCGCCCCTCCCatgccctctctccccccacctcctcatCACATCCACCtcacccctaaccctcctatTCTCACTCTCCCTTCCCCACCCCATTCCCTCacttccatctctccccttccccccatCCCTCACCTTCCACCCCCAACTGCCCTCGTCCacctccctgaccctgtacccatcACGTCCCCCACCCCCAAGCATGTCCCCAaaaccaaagcacagccccctcaGGATAAGAGCGCCTCTTCCTCCCAGAGCCGGCACAAACTTGGTACAGTCAAACAGCCACACAAGAACCCCTCCGCAGCACAGAAGCCCTCCACGAAGAGGAAGTTTGAGCCATCTTCCTCAGAGTGTGAGATCTACTCCCCTTCCCAGGCCACCATGGGCTCCCCAGAATGCACCCCCACCCGGCCTAAACAAGCCCTTCTCACAGCCCCCTCTCCCCTGACCCCGGCCTCAGCCGCTGGACTACTGATAGGCCAGCTGAAGCCTGAGGTGTTCAGCAGCCTGGTGGAGATCTTCAAGGACGTGCAGAAGAACACGGTCAAGTTTTACATTCACTCTGGAGATGAGGAGAGTGACATCTGTGTGGAGATCAAG GAGTATTTGATGAGCCTGGGTAACACAGAGTGTAACCCCCAGACATTCCTGGAGAAAAACAGCAATCTGGATAAACTGCTCATCATCATTCAGAACGAGGACATCTCTTCCCACGTTAACAAG ATCCCAGCCCTGGTGTCTTTGAAGAAGCTGTCCATGGTGAGCTTTGCTGGAGTGGACAGTCTAGACGATGTGAAGAACCACACCTACAACGAGCTCTTTGTCTCTGGAGGATTCATCGTATCTGACGAGTTTGTCCTCAACCCAGACTTCATAACTCACG ACCGGTTGCAGGCATTCCTGGGGTTCCTAGAGGAACAAAGCTCTCCAGAGAACCCCTGGCAGTGGAAGATCCACTGTAAGTCCCAGAAGAAACTCAAAGAGCTGGGCAG gTTGAACAGTGATGCCATGGCTCTTCTGAACCTGCTAACAGCCTATCAGAAGAAGCACCTGGTGGAGTTCCTGCCTTACCACGAGTGTGACGCCCAATCACGTCAGGCCCCTGATCTAGACTGCCTGGTCAAGCTCCAGGCTAACCACACCCAGCACCGCCACATCATCTTCCTCACAG AGAGGCGGTTTGAGATGTTCCTGCAGTACTCCAGGAACGGCATAGTGATAGCGAACATCGATGACATCATGACAAGTTTTCACAGCCTAATTGGCTGCAGCGATCTGAACGAGCTGCCCACGCCGCCCTCTACTG TAGTGCATGACGAGTGTGTAGAAGAGGAAGATATGTCGCTGGACTCTGATGACGACACCCAAAACCAGCCTATCGCCAAGCCCCCTGCCCAAAGCCAGGAGGGGGGAACAGGAGGGGGCATGGGGGACGCAACCCAGCAGCCCCCCTTACCTGAGTCAGACGATTTCCGCCCCCCTCTTCCCGACCAGCTCAACACCCCTGGCCGACACACACCCTCCTCCATCTCTTACTCCAGCGGCACCGCCAACCTGGCCGACTTCGCTGCTCTCAAATCAGCCATCTCCCAGTTCAAAGCCTCTAACCAGGTTGGGAGGGCAGGCTTGGCAGACATAGGCAGCACTTCGCCAGGAGCGTTTGCTGTCAACCCCCACCAGAGCTTCCTGTGTCCCTCCACCCAGTGGGCATCCTACTCTGGCTCCTCCGGCTACACGGCCTCCCCGGCCTACCCCGCCTCACCCTGCAGCAGTAACCAAGAACAGGACTACAGACACCCAGCCACAGCACCTACTACAGCCCCAGGCTCAACTCTCACCACACGGCCTCTGACCAGCCAGGCCCCCCTCACCCTATCAGACATCCCCCAGCCTCCCCTTCCACCACATCTCACGTTGGGTGGGGCTCAGTCTCAGTCATTTAGGATGCCTGGCTCTGATACGGGAGCAGCAGGGGTTGGTGTTGGAGCATCCTTCTCTATAGCCAGCAGTACTAGCATTCTGTCAAGCACAGCTATAGAGGTCTCTTCCTTTTCTCCATCCACTGCACTTACATACTCAGACCCTGCTGTTGCCTCCTTAGGCCTGGGCTATTCTCAGAGCGAAATGGCCCAGCTCAGCTACCTGGAAGGGGTCAGCTCCAGCACTAATGGGACCCCCACCCAGCAGGGGGACAGGACACTCAGTGGGCCTGGGGAGAGCCCATGGGGGTTAGGAGGTGGAACACCTAACAGCCAGGGGGGGGGCACGCCTGGCTCTGTTTCCCACAGCGGTCTCACCCaaagtggggagagggagaggacaggcacTTCTGGTGGCAGTACCCCTGGAAGTCAGGGGGGCCGGACTCCAGTGAACAGTATAGAAAGCCTTGGAGCGGGCATGGCTATTGCCTCTGTAGCCACCAGGGGGGGCTCAATAGCTAGGCCAATGCTGCCAATCCTTGGAGGTACTGGAGGTAGTCGAGGCGGAGTGGCCAGTGTACATCCACTTAGCGATGGTCGCTTCAGCTGTATAGGTGCCATGCCTGGACAGATGGATGGGGGTATGGAACGCGGGAGCATGGTTTCTAGGGGAATGGGTCCCGGGTCGTTAGGGGAGTGCCGAGGTAGAGGAGCCCCACCTGGAGGCCCCTGGCCCAGGCCAGGTGAACAAGATTACTACTCAGAATACACATACTCACACAACTACTCCCCCTGA